The following are encoded together in the Oscillatoria sp. FACHB-1407 genome:
- a CDS encoding phage integrase SAM-like domain-containing protein — MARKQKIDRSSGMVPLTTLEIGLETVVVDNSNSESSSDQMMQAGVMLYKSESGILLIITFTNQDTISTFDFTKYLHRGEIAIGFAEAFYACGIQQRQNTRQNIIKGLKHFFNFIDDFERANSELAPIASLKQITTSLLNAFVEWLNNRKCSLGKNKGHPSSDNTKSNRLTPVRGVITWLKQNRSAKMASDCEIPYNPWPGRARRTIAKSVLPKSTQQLLERACLEEIDEIWGEFEHGLKLIEQALPQLPSKEQVANLDDLADCLAYIKRYYNGLTPSLEHNLKHNDYKLFRAIVRQHGGAEKINRYLCPTVRRLVPFILFITSRTFGNIDSILLMGRNCIYDHPIFPNRKILKWYKPRANQYNKRSYSARSRRNDSVLVIVERVLAMTEVLVDAVKTAEQKKRLFIYYTRTGEANSFENGSSCGTLSNALSDFFHKHNLPKINPSQLRVTGSDRVDELTHGDIYARKTALNHEHVQTTQDFYTSDGIRQRNSERIATLQGEYVNWIRSKGSLDPRVVSKDIKDLSPEQVELIASGQHVTTTGFICKDPLDSPQPEQPKGKVCSAWLGCFTCSNSIIVLDANTLARLLQLVVHQRNFA, encoded by the coding sequence ATGGCTAGGAAACAGAAGATCGATCGTAGTAGCGGTATGGTGCCTTTAACAACCCTTGAAATAGGGTTGGAAACAGTAGTCGTTGATAACTCAAATTCAGAATCTAGCTCAGATCAAATGATGCAAGCTGGTGTGATGCTGTACAAATCTGAGTCTGGCATACTCTTAATAATAACATTTACAAACCAAGATACTATCTCAACCTTTGATTTCACTAAATACCTACACAGGGGTGAAATCGCCATTGGTTTTGCTGAGGCTTTCTATGCTTGTGGAATTCAACAAAGACAAAACACAAGGCAAAATATAATAAAGGGATTAAAGCATTTCTTCAATTTCATTGATGATTTCGAGCGGGCAAATTCAGAACTAGCCCCTATCGCCAGCCTTAAGCAAATTACAACATCGCTTTTGAATGCTTTTGTTGAATGGCTGAATAACCGTAAGTGTAGCCTAGGGAAAAACAAAGGACATCCTTCTTCTGATAATACTAAATCAAATCGCCTTACTCCAGTAAGAGGCGTAATAACATGGTTGAAACAGAACCGTTCTGCAAAGATGGCATCAGATTGTGAGATACCTTACAATCCCTGGCCCGGTCGTGCAAGGCGAACAATTGCAAAATCAGTCCTGCCCAAGTCTACTCAACAGTTGCTAGAACGGGCATGTCTAGAAGAAATCGATGAAATTTGGGGCGAGTTTGAACACGGTCTGAAGTTAATTGAACAGGCGCTGCCTCAACTACCATCCAAGGAACAAGTAGCTAATTTAGATGATTTAGCAGACTGTCTTGCTTACATCAAGCGTTACTACAACGGACTGACTCCTTCTTTAGAGCATAATTTGAAACATAACGATTACAAGCTTTTTAGAGCAATTGTAAGGCAGCATGGAGGAGCAGAAAAAATTAATCGTTATCTTTGTCCTACAGTTAGACGACTCGTTCCTTTCATTCTTTTCATTACATCACGCACATTTGGCAATATTGACTCAATTCTTCTTATGGGGCGGAATTGCATCTATGATCATCCCATATTCCCTAACCGGAAAATTCTTAAGTGGTACAAACCACGAGCGAATCAATACAATAAGCGCAGTTATTCTGCTCGTAGCAGACGAAATGACTCGGTGCTAGTTATTGTCGAACGAGTTCTAGCGATGACTGAAGTGCTTGTAGATGCAGTTAAAACTGCTGAACAGAAGAAAAGGCTATTCATTTATTACACTCGTACAGGAGAAGCAAATTCATTTGAGAATGGCTCTAGCTGTGGCACTCTCTCAAATGCTCTAAGCGATTTTTTTCATAAACATAATCTACCCAAGATCAATCCAAGTCAATTGCGCGTAACTGGTTCTGATCGCGTTGACGAACTGACACATGGTGATATCTACGCCCGTAAAACTGCTTTAAATCACGAACATGTGCAAACTACTCAAGACTTTTATACATCAGATGGTATACGGCAACGCAATTCAGAACGCATCGCCACTTTACAAGGTGAATATGTTAATTGGATCAGATCGAAAGGCAGTCTTGATCCCAGAGTAGTATCAAAAGATATAAAAGATTTGTCACCAGAACAGGTCGAATTAATAGCTTCTGGGCAGCATGTTACTACCACCGGATTCATTTGCAAGGATCCTCTAGATTCTCCACAACCAGAGCAGCCTAAAGGAAAAGTATGTTCAGCATGGCTTGGCTGTTTCACATGTTCCAATTCCATAATCGTTCTGGACGCAAACACTTTAGCTC